In Psychrobacter sp. JCM 18902, a single window of DNA contains:
- a CDS encoding H-NS family nucleoid-associated regulatory protein codes for MSKNTAIDLENMNVDELRAITENAQQLIAKKQHQRLYDAYMQFEEIAEDSNASIEEILKAGETLEKKRSIKYRNTDNNEETWTGRGRKPTWLVEALAAGRSIEDFAI; via the coding sequence ATGAGCAAAAATACCGCCATTGATTTAGAAAACATGAACGTTGATGAGCTACGTGCCATCACTGAAAATGCCCAGCAGCTTATTGCCAAAAAACAACATCAGCGTTTGTATGACGCTTATATGCAGTTTGAGGAAATTGCAGAAGACAGTAATGCCTCTATCGAAGAAATTCTAAAAGCTGGTGAAACGCTAGAGAAAAAACGTAGCATCAAGTATCGCAATACTGACAATAACGAAGAAACATGGACTGGCCGTGGTCGCAAGCCAACGTGGTTGGTTGAAGCGCTAGCAGCAGGTCGTAGTATCGAAGATTTTGCTATCTAG
- a CDS encoding BLUF domain-containing protein, with protein sequence MTSAMEDAHILMSMTYASRANPDVSANDFNEILQQAQVNNATNGITGMLTFNKDYFLQTIEGPRAQINRLLYSLIADPRHHDLQVIETRELKHRAWSKWSMNYASPTEKNAAIYLKYSTTIDFNPYLLSAEAAYNLMNELSDQHD encoded by the coding sequence ATGACATCAGCAATGGAAGATGCACACATTTTGATGAGCATGACATACGCTAGCCGTGCCAACCCAGATGTATCGGCCAACGACTTCAACGAAATCTTGCAGCAAGCACAAGTAAATAATGCTACCAATGGCATCACTGGTATGCTGACGTTTAATAAAGATTATTTTTTGCAAACCATTGAAGGGCCAAGAGCACAGATCAATCGTCTGTTATATAGTTTAATTGCTGATCCGCGTCATCATGACTTACAGGTTATTGAAACACGTGAGTTAAAACATCGAGCATGGTCTAAATGGTCCATGAATTATGCTTCCCCGACTGAGAAAAATGCGGCGATTTATTTAAAATATTCGACAACGATTGATTTTAATCCCTATTTATTGAGCGCCGAAGCAGCCTATAATTTGATGAATGAGCTTAGCGATCAGCATGATTAA
- a CDS encoding BLUF domain-containing protein gives MESAELSELNRLKMHHGEHIILRLTYISRYNTDNPKGEVTRILTQAQQNNERNGITGALVFNHNYFLQSIEGARPVINELLRKLVKDNRHHGLQVIECREVELRHWSKWSMKYLIPSDENKGLALKFSTGTQFNPYLMNTNQIMMLIETLSDLQEQEAVSAAKKKKPWFSIG, from the coding sequence GTGGAATCAGCTGAGCTTTCAGAATTAAATCGCCTAAAAATGCATCATGGCGAGCATATTATTTTACGTTTAACTTATATTAGCCGTTATAACACCGACAATCCCAAAGGTGAAGTAACGCGCATCCTGACACAAGCTCAGCAAAACAATGAGCGCAATGGTATTACGGGTGCTTTGGTATTTAATCACAATTATTTTTTGCAAAGTATTGAAGGGGCGAGACCCGTCATCAATGAATTGCTCAGAAAACTGGTTAAAGATAATCGGCATCATGGCTTACAAGTCATCGAATGCCGTGAAGTAGAGCTGCGCCATTGGAGTAAATGGTCAATGAAGTATTTGATTCCGAGCGATGAAAACAAAGGACTTGCGCTCAAATTTTCGACAGGTACTCAGTTTAATCCTTATTTGATGAACACCAATCAAATCATGATGTTGATTGAGACGTTATCAGACCTTCAAGAGCAAGAAGCCGTGAGCGCCGCCAAAAAGAAGAAACCATGGTTTTCTATTGGCTAA
- the ssb gene encoding single-stranded DNA-binding protein, which yields MRGVNKVIIIGNLGADPEARQFNNGGSVTNISVATSEQWTDKQSGEKREATEWHRISLFNRLGEIAAQYLRKGSKVYIEGSLRTRKYQDPNGQDRYITEIRAEQMQMLDGATGGQSDNSFGGQNQGQGGGYGNQGGQNNQNNFGQQANNQPAQQGGYNQSATQGGQNSFNNQSAPAQQNQFNQPAQKPAQSKPTAMPDGPVDDDIPF from the coding sequence ATGCGCGGAGTTAATAAAGTTATCATCATCGGTAACCTTGGAGCAGACCCTGAGGCACGTCAATTTAATAACGGCGGTAGCGTGACCAATATTTCGGTTGCAACGTCAGAGCAGTGGACCGACAAGCAAAGTGGCGAAAAAAGAGAAGCGACGGAGTGGCATCGTATTTCTCTATTTAATCGTTTGGGTGAAATTGCCGCGCAGTATTTGCGTAAAGGCAGTAAAGTTTATATCGAAGGCAGTTTGCGTACTCGTAAATATCAAGATCCCAATGGTCAAGACCGTTATATTACTGAGATTCGCGCTGAGCAAATGCAAATGCTAGATGGTGCGACTGGTGGTCAAAGTGATAATAGCTTTGGCGGTCAAAATCAGGGTCAAGGTGGTGGCTATGGCAATCAAGGTGGTCAAAACAATCAAAACAACTTTGGTCAGCAAGCAAACAATCAGCCAGCACAGCAAGGCGGTTATAACCAGTCAGCTACTCAAGGTGGTCAAAACAGCTTTAACAATCAAAGCGCACCTGCTCAGCAGAATCAGTTCAATCAACCTGCGCAAAAGCCTGCACAGTCAAAGCCGACAGCAATGCCAGACGGTCCTGTCGATGATGATATTCCGTTCTGA
- a CDS encoding DUF3833 domain-containing protein — protein sequence MSKFTMLSGGVKKNIAPRVMAKLAIGAGLSATLLLSGCATQNIQAYQNSTPTLDMHEFFSGQIDGWGMFQGRNGEVKKRFYVDIDATHEGDNVIVLDEKFAWADGSKSQRIWRLTKQADGSWKGTAGDVIGEATGKVVGNTLHWNYLLELPVEDKTYKVNFDDWMYLVDKNVMLNRSVMKKFGVELGSVTLSMHRNNETNDSK from the coding sequence ATGAGTAAGTTTACGATGTTGTCTGGTGGTGTTAAGAAAAATATTGCGCCTCGAGTAATGGCCAAGCTGGCAATAGGTGCTGGTCTATCAGCCACGTTACTACTCTCAGGTTGCGCCACACAAAACATTCAGGCCTATCAGAACAGCACGCCGACGCTCGATATGCATGAGTTCTTCTCAGGTCAAATCGATGGTTGGGGCATGTTTCAAGGTCGCAATGGCGAGGTCAAAAAACGTTTTTACGTCGATATTGATGCCACGCACGAAGGCGATAATGTCATCGTTTTAGATGAGAAGTTCGCATGGGCAGATGGGTCAAAATCACAGCGTATCTGGCGATTGACCAAACAAGCTGATGGTAGCTGGAAAGGCACAGCAGGCGATGTCATTGGCGAGGCAACAGGGAAAGTGGTTGGCAATACCTTGCATTGGAATTACTTGTTAGAGCTACCCGTTGAGGATAAAACCTACAAAGTGAATTTTGATGACTGGATGTATCTGGTTGATAAAAACGTCATGCTCAATCGCTCAGTCATGAAAAAATTTGGCGTAGAGCTGGGTAGCGTCACCTTGAGTATGCATCGCAATAATGAGACCAATGATTCTAAATAA
- a CDS encoding MFS transporter, with product MNSVEKRAILGVGGIFALRMIGLFMIVPVFSVYGDNYTHATPFLIGLAVGIYGLGQAIFQIPMSLAADKFPRKPIIFLGLILFAIGGIIAANATDIYEVIIGRALAGSGAVSAVLMALLADVTREEMRTKAMATMGLTIATSIMLAFAFGPLLVGSLGISGLFWLTSGFAVLAMLLLLFVPTPLRVLKHNLDNKSIGQQLATVLKIGDLNRLHIGIFALHLTMTAIFVILPHQLNEVMGLSVRQQGLVYLPLLFIGFAVAIPFIIIAEKKRKMRQVFLGAIALMTAALAILAIGSQVGVGIILGLLLYFMGFNLLEATIPSWISKRAPVANKATAMGLNSSSQFFGAFVGGAMGGLLLSQPNLLAWGILAAIMAAALLIIIPIAQPPYLSSTTVTIPKDINIQDWSRQMLAVDGVDELVVMAKEQVAYLKLDKTQLTDDSRMQLSSLAQSPLDI from the coding sequence ATGAATAGCGTAGAAAAACGGGCAATCCTCGGGGTCGGTGGTATATTTGCTTTGCGGATGATTGGTCTGTTTATGATTGTGCCTGTGTTTTCTGTATATGGTGACAATTATACGCACGCGACGCCGTTTTTGATTGGTTTGGCGGTCGGTATTTATGGACTGGGACAGGCGATTTTTCAGATACCCATGAGTCTTGCTGCGGACAAGTTCCCGCGTAAGCCGATTATCTTTTTAGGACTGATCTTATTTGCCATAGGCGGTATCATTGCGGCAAATGCGACTGATATTTACGAGGTCATTATTGGTCGAGCACTGGCAGGTAGTGGCGCGGTTTCTGCGGTATTGATGGCGTTATTGGCTGATGTAACGCGCGAAGAAATGCGTACCAAAGCGATGGCGACGATGGGCTTGACCATTGCGACTTCTATCATGCTCGCTTTTGCCTTTGGTCCGTTATTGGTTGGCTCGCTGGGTATCTCTGGTTTATTTTGGTTGACCTCAGGCTTTGCTGTTTTGGCGATGCTATTACTGTTGTTTGTGCCGACACCGCTACGAGTGCTTAAACACAATTTAGACAATAAATCGATTGGTCAACAATTAGCGACCGTCCTAAAAATTGGCGATTTAAACCGTTTACATATCGGTATCTTTGCTCTGCATCTAACCATGACGGCGATATTTGTGATATTGCCGCATCAGCTTAATGAAGTGATGGGGCTGTCGGTACGTCAGCAAGGCTTGGTTTATTTGCCGCTGTTATTTATTGGTTTTGCCGTCGCCATTCCTTTTATTATCATCGCTGAAAAGAAACGCAAAATGCGTCAAGTATTCTTAGGCGCGATTGCGTTAATGACCGCTGCTTTAGCGATATTGGCCATTGGCAGTCAGGTTGGCGTTGGTATTATATTAGGTCTGCTGCTGTACTTTATGGGCTTTAACTTGCTTGAGGCAACGATTCCATCATGGATATCTAAGCGCGCCCCAGTCGCCAATAAAGCCACAGCGATGGGGCTTAACTCATCCAGCCAGTTCTTTGGTGCGTTTGTCGGTGGAGCAATGGGCGGGTTGTTATTAAGTCAGCCGAATTTGCTGGCGTGGGGTATTTTGGCCGCTATTATGGCCGCTGCTCTGCTCATTATCATTCCGATTGCTCAGCCACCGTATTTATCAAGTACCACCGTGACCATTCCTAAAGACATCAATATTCAGGACTGGTCACGGCAAATGCTGGCGGTAGATGGCGTGGATGAGCTGGTCGTGATGGCGAAAGAGCAAGTTGCCTATCTCAAGCTAGACAAGACACAATTGACAGATGACTCGCGCATGCAGTTATCGAGTTTGGCACAAAGTCCACTAGATATTTAA
- the uvrA gene encoding excinuclease ABC subunit UvrA translates to MAHEYIKVRGARTHNLKNIDLDIPRDKFVVITGLSGSGKSSLAFDTLYAEGQRRYVESLSAYARQFLSQMEKPDVDSIEGLSPAIAIEQKSTNHNPRSTVGTITEIYDYLRLLYARIGTPFCPEHGEPMVAQSVTEMVDQVMALPDDTKLMILAPVVRERKGEHTVLLEQLIGQGFVRVRVDGDVYDTDELPTLDKKKKHTIEVVVDRFKVRDDLGNRVAESLETALRLGQGLVTLHFMDGNPKEGGDANQVMSAKHSCPVCDRAVSELEPRMFSFNNPYGACPSCDGLGKRQYFSAEKLITHHEKSLNQGAINGWDKRHAYYFGLLSTVCNHFKIDMDAPWQDLPKEQQDLIMQGSGKEKLTFNFTDERGRKTNKTVPFEGVLPYLERRYAKTQSNLVRDELAKYLADTTCNVCDGARLNEISRNVRVDDQTIAQIVKLSIGDAADYYKTIKIGGHKGEVAEKIFKEINERLNFLVSVGLDYLSLARSAETLSGGEAQRIRLASQIGAGLMGVMYVLDEPSIGLHQRDNDRLLKTLTRLRDLGNTVLVVEHDEDAIRQADHVIDIGIGAGVHGGHIIAQGTVDDIMANKESLTGQYMSGKKKIEIPSIRHKAKTIDVEVKGKAKAQRVPMTIELKGASGNNLHDVDLTIPIGIMTCVTGVSGSGKSTLINRTLMPLAATQLNNASTLIADKHDSISGLEHLDKMVDIDQSPIGRTPRSNPATYTGVFTPVREMFAQTQEARARGYKPGRFSFNVKGGRCEMCQGDGLIKVEMHFLPDMYVPCDTCEGKRYNRETLEIHYKGKNIADVLDMTVEDATEFFSAIPAIYRRLQALMDVGLSYIRLGQSAPTLSGGEAQRVKLARELAKRDTGQTLYILDEPTTGLHFHDIDKLLNILHALRDKGNTIVVIEHNLDVIKTADWVIDLGPEGGKGGGMIIAEGTPEEVAEVTESYTGIFLKPMLEQGMKEVS, encoded by the coding sequence ATGGCACACGAGTATATTAAGGTTCGCGGCGCACGCACTCATAATCTAAAAAATATCGATTTAGACATTCCACGCGACAAGTTCGTAGTAATTACGGGTTTATCAGGCTCTGGTAAATCGTCATTGGCATTCGATACGCTGTATGCCGAAGGGCAACGTCGTTATGTCGAAAGCTTATCGGCCTATGCACGTCAATTCCTCTCACAAATGGAGAAACCTGACGTCGATAGTATCGAAGGCTTGTCGCCAGCGATTGCTATCGAGCAAAAATCAACCAACCATAACCCGCGCTCAACGGTCGGAACCATTACCGAAATTTATGACTACTTGCGTCTGCTCTATGCGCGTATCGGTACTCCCTTTTGCCCAGAGCATGGTGAACCGATGGTTGCGCAGTCAGTGACTGAGATGGTCGATCAAGTCATGGCACTGCCAGATGACACCAAACTTATGATACTTGCGCCAGTGGTTCGTGAGCGCAAAGGTGAGCATACGGTGTTGCTTGAGCAACTGATTGGGCAAGGATTCGTCCGCGTACGCGTCGATGGCGATGTGTATGATACCGATGAGCTGCCGACACTGGATAAAAAGAAAAAACATACGATTGAAGTCGTGGTCGACCGCTTTAAAGTCCGTGACGACTTAGGCAACCGCGTCGCTGAAAGTTTGGAGACTGCGCTACGTTTAGGTCAAGGTCTGGTCACGCTACACTTTATGGATGGCAATCCAAAAGAAGGCGGCGATGCTAATCAGGTCATGTCAGCCAAGCATTCTTGCCCTGTTTGTGATCGCGCAGTTTCTGAGCTTGAGCCGCGTATGTTCAGCTTTAACAATCCGTACGGCGCTTGTCCAAGCTGTGATGGTCTCGGTAAACGTCAGTATTTCTCAGCCGAAAAACTGATTACCCATCATGAAAAATCACTCAATCAAGGCGCGATTAATGGTTGGGATAAGCGCCACGCCTATTATTTTGGCCTACTCTCTACCGTCTGCAATCATTTCAAAATTGATATGGATGCCCCGTGGCAAGATTTGCCAAAAGAACAGCAAGACCTGATTATGCAAGGCTCTGGTAAAGAAAAGCTGACGTTTAACTTTACTGATGAGCGCGGTCGTAAGACCAATAAGACCGTGCCGTTTGAAGGGGTGCTGCCTTATTTAGAACGCCGTTATGCCAAGACCCAAAGTAATCTAGTGCGTGATGAGCTGGCTAAATATTTGGCGGATACCACTTGTAACGTCTGCGATGGTGCACGTCTGAATGAGATCTCACGCAATGTCCGTGTCGATGACCAAACCATCGCTCAAATCGTCAAGCTCTCTATCGGGGACGCCGCTGACTATTATAAAACGATAAAAATTGGCGGTCACAAAGGTGAAGTCGCTGAAAAAATCTTTAAAGAAATCAACGAGCGTCTAAACTTCCTCGTCAGTGTCGGGCTTGATTATCTATCGCTTGCCCGCTCTGCTGAAACGCTATCGGGCGGTGAAGCACAGCGTATTCGCCTGGCTAGCCAAATTGGCGCAGGACTAATGGGCGTGATGTATGTACTTGATGAGCCATCGATTGGTCTGCATCAGCGCGACAACGACCGTCTGCTAAAAACTCTAACGCGCTTGCGTGATTTGGGTAATACCGTACTGGTCGTTGAGCATGATGAAGACGCCATTCGCCAAGCAGATCATGTGATTGATATCGGTATTGGTGCAGGTGTACATGGCGGTCATATTATCGCTCAGGGCACGGTCGATGACATCATGGCAAACAAAGAATCGCTGACTGGACAATATATGTCTGGTAAGAAGAAAATCGAGATTCCAAGCATTCGTCATAAAGCCAAAACCATCGATGTGGAAGTCAAAGGTAAGGCTAAAGCTCAAAGAGTACCGATGACGATTGAGCTAAAAGGTGCCTCAGGTAATAACTTGCATGATGTAGATTTGACCATTCCCATTGGTATTATGACTTGTGTGACTGGTGTCTCAGGTTCGGGCAAATCAACTTTGATCAACCGTACCCTTATGCCATTGGCAGCGACTCAGTTAAACAATGCCTCAACGCTCATCGCGGATAAGCATGACAGCATTAGTGGTCTTGAGCATTTGGATAAAATGGTCGATATCGATCAAAGCCCAATTGGTCGTACACCGCGCTCAAACCCAGCGACTTATACCGGCGTGTTTACCCCTGTGCGCGAGATGTTTGCCCAAACGCAAGAAGCACGCGCCCGTGGTTACAAACCGGGTCGCTTTAGCTTCAACGTAAAAGGCGGACGCTGTGAGATGTGCCAAGGTGATGGTCTTATCAAGGTTGAGATGCACTTTTTGCCAGACATGTATGTGCCGTGTGATACCTGTGAAGGTAAGCGCTATAACCGCGAGACCTTAGAGATTCACTATAAAGGTAAAAATATCGCTGATGTGCTCGATATGACCGTAGAAGATGCCACTGAATTCTTCTCAGCCATTCCAGCGATTTATCGTCGTCTGCAAGCATTGATGGATGTGGGTCTTAGCTATATTCGTTTAGGTCAGTCTGCACCGACGCTATCAGGTGGTGAAGCGCAACGTGTTAAATTAGCGCGTGAGCTCGCGAAGCGCGATACGGGACAGACGCTCTATATCTTAGATGAGCCAACCACTGGTTTGCATTTCCATGATATCGATAAATTGCTGAATATCCTGCATGCGCTGCGTGATAAAGGTAATACTATCGTCGTCATCGAGCATAATCTTGACGTCATCAAAACGGCGGATTGGGTGATTGATCTAGGTCCTGAAGGTGGTAAAGGTGGCGGTATGATCATCGCTGAAGGGACGCCTGAAGAAGTAGCTGAAGTCACAGAATCCTACACGGGTATATTCTTAAAGCCGATGCTAGAGCAAGGCATGAAAGAAGTTAGCTAA
- a CDS encoding NACHT domain-containing protein: protein MLAEAAVAGLLGVNLIENLKEPAKKAFGWVFEKGRNKYDEHKLKQALGDLADRITKVTKVKTIYKGDDSIDLYGFYIPTRIENINTSINFVTDIGKQSMVLEGTVGQGKSIFMRYLTSQEARQGQRIPLFYELRRLDDNDTLTNALSKQINNWIIEFEESDFDRVAKTGKLVLFLDGFDEVPNDKVKKLLNEIEGWCERYPNMQIIVSSRPDADIQRSNYLKVFKLSEYRFYEQSLLIDKLVEDSESNKLLKQAIKDSNTEIQDLLKTPLMVTLFVMNYRGSLEILTNQHEFYKNLFTILISRHDKTKPGFRREANSGLNEVELQEIFEEFCFITFSMDILVFDDSKAIEVIKECLDNQNIRDNPRLVLRDLSRNLCLILKDGLDYTFIHKSIQEFYYASFVYNQPEMKIEFYEDCTFSFWQGKHNIISFLESMDTYYFYKNFALPIFNDYIDKFSINNEYNTLIDFLYYTKFDVAEMEENIGIDFVFKDFYKRPYSYFNMLYRDIAMILLSPEAYRERINTFSVASNIDLERSKKIKEVFSQEEYSKILSSLQKLEKKILEHREYMLRFIDKKDSSKYRKYLNI from the coding sequence ATGTTGGCTGAAGCAGCAGTGGCTGGATTGTTAGGAGTTAATTTAATAGAAAACCTCAAGGAGCCAGCAAAGAAAGCATTCGGGTGGGTATTTGAAAAGGGAAGAAATAAATACGATGAACATAAGCTTAAACAAGCTCTTGGTGATCTAGCTGATAGAATTACTAAGGTTACTAAAGTCAAAACCATTTATAAAGGCGATGATAGTATAGATTTATATGGTTTTTATATACCTACTAGGATTGAAAATATAAATACTTCTATTAACTTTGTGACTGATATAGGTAAACAGTCTATGGTTCTTGAAGGAACAGTGGGGCAAGGTAAATCTATTTTCATGCGTTATTTAACTTCTCAAGAAGCAAGGCAGGGACAACGTATCCCGTTATTTTATGAGCTGCGCCGCTTGGATGATAACGATACATTAACTAATGCTCTAAGTAAGCAAATTAATAACTGGATAATTGAGTTTGAAGAGTCAGATTTTGATAGAGTCGCTAAGACAGGCAAGTTAGTACTATTTTTAGATGGCTTTGACGAAGTGCCTAATGACAAAGTAAAAAAGTTGCTTAACGAAATTGAAGGATGGTGTGAGCGTTATCCAAACATGCAAATTATTGTTAGCTCAAGACCAGACGCAGATATTCAGCGATCCAATTACTTAAAGGTATTCAAGCTATCAGAGTATCGCTTTTATGAGCAAAGTTTGTTAATTGATAAATTGGTCGAAGATAGTGAGAGTAATAAGCTACTCAAACAAGCTATTAAAGACAGCAATACAGAGATTCAAGACTTACTTAAGACTCCTTTGATGGTTACTCTTTTCGTAATGAATTACAGGGGAAGTCTAGAAATACTAACCAATCAGCATGAGTTTTATAAAAATTTATTTACAATTTTGATATCTCGTCACGATAAGACAAAACCAGGATTTAGAAGAGAAGCAAATAGTGGATTGAACGAAGTGGAACTACAAGAGATTTTTGAAGAATTTTGTTTCATTACCTTTAGTATGGATATCCTAGTATTTGATGATAGTAAAGCGATTGAAGTAATAAAAGAATGTCTTGATAACCAAAATATAAGGGATAATCCTAGACTAGTTCTAAGGGATTTATCCAGAAATTTATGTTTGATTTTGAAAGATGGTCTCGACTATACCTTCATTCATAAAAGCATCCAAGAATTTTATTATGCTTCATTTGTCTATAATCAACCTGAAATGAAAATTGAGTTCTATGAAGACTGTACTTTTAGTTTTTGGCAAGGTAAACACAATATTATAAGTTTTTTAGAGAGTATGGATACTTACTATTTCTATAAAAATTTTGCTTTGCCTATTTTTAATGATTACATTGATAAATTCAGCATCAATAATGAATACAATACATTAATAGATTTTCTATATTATACAAAATTTGATGTTGCTGAGATGGAAGAAAATATAGGAATAGATTTTGTCTTTAAGGATTTTTATAAGAGACCTTACAGTTATTTTAATATGTTGTATAGAGATATAGCTATGATTTTGCTGTCTCCTGAAGCGTATAGGGAGCGCATCAATACGTTTAGTGTAGCTTCTAATATTGATTTGGAAAGAAGTAAAAAAATCAAGGAGGTTTTTAGCCAAGAAGAGTATTCAAAGATACTAAGTAGTTTACAGAAGCTTGAGAAGAAGATTTTAGAACATAGAGAATATATGTTGAGATTTATTGATAAGAAAGACTCGAGCAAATATAGAAAATATTTAAATATATAA
- a CDS encoding DUF503 family protein: MRVRCSKLYSFSNTLSVGVCESGERDRHDASEWTFVIVGLSKREVESQCSQIEEKLERTVDARVMNVEREFV; this comes from the coding sequence TTGAGGGTTAGGTGTAGCAAGCTGTACTCATTTAGCAATACGCTAAGCGTTGGGGTTTGTGAAAGTGGCGAGCGTGATCGGCATGATGCCAGTGAATGGACGTTTGTGATCGTTGGACTGTCTAAACGTGAGGTCGAGTCGCAATGTAGTCAGATTGAGGAAAAGCTAGAACGTACGGTAGATGCGCGGGTGATGAATGTTGAAAGGGAGTTTGTTTAG
- a CDS encoding M48 family metallopeptidase — protein MTSFHNIKNALLLTTITTLAGCTTVADMAGYDTATLNTDAAKSYSQVVSKASSQGAVDNTSATAIRVKNVFNRMKPYAIRANTTGVPFDWQVTVIRSPELNAWAMPGGKMAFYTGIVEKLQLTDAEIAAIMGHEMTHALSEHSKKDAGQKILTGLALQLGGAELQSRTGLSDDALGLISDYGLDKPFSRSQESQADAGGLRLMAQAGYNPEAAVAVWQKMEAANGRSNTIATLMSTHPNSGQRIAKIQALLPEVTPVYQAAAKAPANATSGPTTGVTTRTIKRK, from the coding sequence ATGACCAGTTTTCATAACATAAAAAATGCTCTATTGCTGACTACTATTACTACTTTAGCAGGGTGTACTACGGTCGCCGATATGGCAGGGTACGATACGGCTACATTAAATACTGATGCGGCTAAAAGTTACTCTCAAGTGGTCTCTAAAGCCAGTAGTCAAGGCGCGGTAGATAATACTTCTGCTACCGCCATTCGAGTTAAAAACGTCTTTAATCGTATGAAACCCTACGCCATTCGCGCTAATACAACAGGCGTCCCTTTTGATTGGCAAGTCACGGTTATACGGTCACCTGAATTAAACGCTTGGGCAATGCCGGGTGGGAAGATGGCTTTTTATACCGGTATTGTAGAAAAATTACAGTTAACAGATGCAGAGATCGCGGCAATCATGGGACACGAAATGACCCATGCGTTATCTGAGCACAGTAAAAAAGATGCTGGGCAAAAAATTCTGACCGGCTTAGCGCTGCAGTTAGGTGGTGCCGAACTACAGTCAAGAACAGGGTTAAGTGATGATGCGTTGGGTTTGATTAGTGACTACGGACTTGATAAGCCATTTTCTCGTAGTCAGGAGTCACAAGCCGATGCGGGTGGTCTACGCTTGATGGCGCAGGCAGGCTACAATCCAGAAGCTGCCGTTGCAGTATGGCAAAAAATGGAGGCTGCCAATGGTCGTAGCAACACCATAGCTACTTTAATGTCTACCCATCCAAACTCTGGGCAGCGTATCGCTAAAATTCAGGCACTTTTACCTGAGGTTACGCCAGTTTATCAAGCGGCTGCGAAAGCACCTGCTAATGCAACTAGTGGGCCAACGACTGGAGTAACGACTAGAACCATTAAACGTAAATAA